A genomic region of Zea mays cultivar B73 chromosome 6, Zm-B73-REFERENCE-NAM-5.0, whole genome shotgun sequence contains the following coding sequences:
- the LOC103630699 gene encoding uncharacterized protein isoform X2, translating into MSDFVRSRYDKQEDFQVLLSKKDPGEQPQHKDYLWMAHWTKASSAAEPRNNDSNPLEDTNNGTTTKDSETLPYEFMKSTVAERLMVGVRHGSASMQHVRQFKSSMRGMPRLSNELGPKNSEQVDESFEKSLKNDAMNLRTRQVVSETYSIHKLSELPLDFQNLGSSDDPSPDWSHFPMFEINQKIDSIVNRKRRSPPLDLNVSASHVMALSSQEYMMHSHQTADENMDTCKPAEGFASRVEDHAGFNSDPPGPKLKGQLLDTMSCSCSKDDNNSADCPIDEQHTSHYFANSKHELPSVSNKKKFKFAGNNHNRIVASASHDLKTKRSAVHKQQSAAEAVFCAPVLDSEFQNEPITISNIDKKDGENFHDMYKCLGKAVSCPLLPYEHRHLNTQRTESAENLKVCTLPDHQTANKLTEKSHGELLTYGPKSKEMYTGKSSDFGVCMYGTNIGSQLFRAQNQSSAKTETLHSDTLIGSKSPAGIASLSAQKDYGCTDEAKSEQLVAPSRRGDSGYGKEDGFHNVNEGHDVWSKATIGSKQSCMPGTGITNLDLILSQMSRMRNQISIGRIQPPIGAEPSDRWLKRLQPDIPDPDIPGSRRPNVGGSPPLRQRNRSFDMALPCNRTDTGTTDCVMEDQSLDKVEKTQEKQESTPIPAKSVNSWIGRWCQGGTPVFHEGPGQGRQATKPGRPSEELEGRFPSIAAMAMMGRAMNKLRPCEHQKMGPLVVWKTD; encoded by the exons ATGTCGGACTTTGTCAGGAGTAGATATGATAAGCAAGAAGATTTCCAAGTTTTGTTGAGCAAGAAAGATCCTGGAGAACAACCTCAGCACAAGGATTACCTGTGGATGGCTCACTGGACCAAAGCAAGCAGCGCTGCAGAACCCCGAAACAATGACAGCAATCCTTTGGAGGATACCAACAATGGCACTACTACGAAAGATAGCGAGACCTTGCCTTATGAATTCATGAAATCTACAGTTGCTGAAAGGCTCATGGTAGGAGTACGCCATGGAAGTGCCTCCATGCAGCATGTCCGACAATTCAAGTCTAGTATGCGGGGTATGCCACGACTTTCCAATGAATTGGGACCAAAGAATAGTGAACAGGTTGATGAGTCTTTTGAAAAATCTTTGAAAAACGATGCTATGAACTTGAGAACTAGGCAAGTTGTGTCAGAAACATATTCTATTCACAAGCTTTCAGAGTTACCGTTGGATTTTCAGAACCTTGGGAGCTCAGATGATCCAAGTCCAGATTGGAGCCACTTTCCAATGTTCGAAATTAATCAAAAGATTGACAGTATTGTCAACCGTAAACGAAGGTCTCCACCTCTGGATCTAAATGTGTCTGCATCCCATGTGATGGCCCTATCGTCACAAGAATACATGATGCACTCACATCAAACAGCTGATGAGAACATGGATACGTGCAAACCTGCAGAAGGCTTTGCATCTCGTGTAGAAGATCATGCTGGCTTCAATTCAGATCCTCCAGGGCCAAAGTTAAAAGGGCAATTGTTGGATACCATGTCATGTTCTTGCAGCAAGGATGACAACAACTCAGCAGATTGTCCAATAGATGAGCAGCACACAAGCCACTATTTTGCAAACTCAAAGCATGAACTACCCTCTGTATCTAACAAAAAGAAGTTCAAGTTTGCAGGAAACAACCACAATCGAATTGTTGCAAGTGCGTCCCACGATCTGAAGACAAAAAGATCTGCTGTCCATAAACAACAAAGTGCTGCAGAGGCAGTGTTCTGTGCACCAGTACTTGATAGTGAGTTTCAGAATGAACCTATAACTATTTCCAACATCGACAAGAAGGATGGTGAAAATTTTCATGATATGTATAAATGTCTTGGCAAGGCTGTTTCATGTCCTTTGTTACCTTATGAGCATCGTCATCTGAATACACAGAGAACGGAATCTGCAGAAAATTTGAAAGTCTGCACGCTTCCTGATCATCAAACTGCAAATAAATTGACAGAAAAGAGTCATGGTGAGCTGCTGACATATGGACCAAAGTCAAAGGAAATGTATACAG GAAAATCTAGCGACTTTGGAGTTTGTATGTATGGCACCAATATTGGCAGTCAGTTATTCAGAGCACAGAATCAATCTTCAGCTAAGACTGAAACATTGCACAGCGATACTCTCATTGGGTCCAAATCCCCAGCAG GCATCGCTTCATTGTCGGCACAAAAG GACTATGGTTGCACGGACGAAGCAAAAAGTGAGCAGCTCGTAGCTCCGTCCAGGAGAGGAGATTCAGGATACGGTAAAGAAGATGGATTTCATAATGTCAATGAAGGTCATGATGTTTGGTCCAAAGCAACTATTGGTAGTAAGCAATCATGCATGCCCGGAACGGGAATCACGAACCTAGATCTGATACTTTCCCAGATGAGCAGAATGAGAAATCAAATTTCCATTGGTAGAATTCAACCACCAATAGGTGCCGAGCCAAGTGACAGATGGCTCAAGCGCCTACAGCCTGACATACCAGATCCTGACATCCCTGGTTCCAGGAGGCCAAACGTTGGAGGCAGCCCTCCACTCAGGCAAAGAAATCGTTCGTTTGACATGGCACTTCCTTGCAACAGGACTGACACTGGAACAACTGACTGTGTTATGGAGGACCAGAGCTTGGATAAAGTGGAAAAAACGCAAGAAAAGCAAGAAAGTACCCCAATTCCAGCGAAGAGCGTGAATAGCTGGATAGGAAGATGGTGCCAGGGAGGCACTCCTGTTTTCCATGAAGGCCCAGGCCAGGGAAGGCAAGCAACAAAGCCTGGCCGGCCATCTGAAGAACTCGAAGGTCGGTTCCCAAGCATTGCAGCGATGGCGATGATGGGGCGAgcgatgaacaagcttcggcCGTGCGAGCATCAGAAGATGGGGCCACTTGTGGTGTGGAAGACAGATTGA
- the LOC103630699 gene encoding uncharacterized protein isoform X1: MSDFVRSRYDKQEDFQVLLSKKDPGEQPQHKDYLWMAHWTKASSAAEPRNNDSNPLEDTNNGTTTKDSETLPYEFMKSTVAERLMVGVRHGSASMQHVRQFKSSMRGMPRLSNELGPKNSEQVDESFEKSLKNDAMNLRTRQVVSETYSIHKLSELPLDFQNLGSSDDPSPDWSHFPMFEINQKIDSIVNRKRRSPPLDLNVSASHVMALSSQEYMMHSHQTADENMDTCKPAEGFASRVEDHAGFNSDPPGPKLKGQLLDTMSCSCSKDDNNSADCPIDEQHTSHYFANSKHELPSVSNKKKFKFAGNNHNRIVASASHDLKTKRSAVHKQQSAAEAVFCAPVLDSEFQNEPITISNIDKKDGENFHDMYKCLGKAVSCPLLPYEHRHLNTQRTESAENLKVCTLPDHQTANKLTEKSHGELLTYGPKSKEMYTGSCNQRRSYFFEKLTIPSKSQSTYPKNSASSGKSSDFGVCMYGTNIGSQLFRAQNQSSAKTETLHSDTLIGSKSPAGIASLSAQKDYGCTDEAKSEQLVAPSRRGDSGYGKEDGFHNVNEGHDVWSKATIGSKQSCMPGTGITNLDLILSQMSRMRNQISIGRIQPPIGAEPSDRWLKRLQPDIPDPDIPGSRRPNVGGSPPLRQRNRSFDMALPCNRTDTGTTDCVMEDQSLDKVEKTQEKQESTPIPAKSVNSWIGRWCQGGTPVFHEGPGQGRQATKPGRPSEELEGRFPSIAAMAMMGRAMNKLRPCEHQKMGPLVVWKTD; encoded by the exons ATGTCGGACTTTGTCAGGAGTAGATATGATAAGCAAGAAGATTTCCAAGTTTTGTTGAGCAAGAAAGATCCTGGAGAACAACCTCAGCACAAGGATTACCTGTGGATGGCTCACTGGACCAAAGCAAGCAGCGCTGCAGAACCCCGAAACAATGACAGCAATCCTTTGGAGGATACCAACAATGGCACTACTACGAAAGATAGCGAGACCTTGCCTTATGAATTCATGAAATCTACAGTTGCTGAAAGGCTCATGGTAGGAGTACGCCATGGAAGTGCCTCCATGCAGCATGTCCGACAATTCAAGTCTAGTATGCGGGGTATGCCACGACTTTCCAATGAATTGGGACCAAAGAATAGTGAACAGGTTGATGAGTCTTTTGAAAAATCTTTGAAAAACGATGCTATGAACTTGAGAACTAGGCAAGTTGTGTCAGAAACATATTCTATTCACAAGCTTTCAGAGTTACCGTTGGATTTTCAGAACCTTGGGAGCTCAGATGATCCAAGTCCAGATTGGAGCCACTTTCCAATGTTCGAAATTAATCAAAAGATTGACAGTATTGTCAACCGTAAACGAAGGTCTCCACCTCTGGATCTAAATGTGTCTGCATCCCATGTGATGGCCCTATCGTCACAAGAATACATGATGCACTCACATCAAACAGCTGATGAGAACATGGATACGTGCAAACCTGCAGAAGGCTTTGCATCTCGTGTAGAAGATCATGCTGGCTTCAATTCAGATCCTCCAGGGCCAAAGTTAAAAGGGCAATTGTTGGATACCATGTCATGTTCTTGCAGCAAGGATGACAACAACTCAGCAGATTGTCCAATAGATGAGCAGCACACAAGCCACTATTTTGCAAACTCAAAGCATGAACTACCCTCTGTATCTAACAAAAAGAAGTTCAAGTTTGCAGGAAACAACCACAATCGAATTGTTGCAAGTGCGTCCCACGATCTGAAGACAAAAAGATCTGCTGTCCATAAACAACAAAGTGCTGCAGAGGCAGTGTTCTGTGCACCAGTACTTGATAGTGAGTTTCAGAATGAACCTATAACTATTTCCAACATCGACAAGAAGGATGGTGAAAATTTTCATGATATGTATAAATGTCTTGGCAAGGCTGTTTCATGTCCTTTGTTACCTTATGAGCATCGTCATCTGAATACACAGAGAACGGAATCTGCAGAAAATTTGAAAGTCTGCACGCTTCCTGATCATCAAACTGCAAATAAATTGACAGAAAAGAGTCATGGTGAGCTGCTGACATATGGACCAAAGTCAAAGGAAATGTATACAGGTTCTTGTAACCAAAGAAGGTCTTATTTCTTTGAAAAGTTAACGATTCCTTCCAAATCACAAAGTACATATCCTAAAAATTCTGCGTCTTCAGGAAAATCTAGCGACTTTGGAGTTTGTATGTATGGCACCAATATTGGCAGTCAGTTATTCAGAGCACAGAATCAATCTTCAGCTAAGACTGAAACATTGCACAGCGATACTCTCATTGGGTCCAAATCCCCAGCAG GCATCGCTTCATTGTCGGCACAAAAG GACTATGGTTGCACGGACGAAGCAAAAAGTGAGCAGCTCGTAGCTCCGTCCAGGAGAGGAGATTCAGGATACGGTAAAGAAGATGGATTTCATAATGTCAATGAAGGTCATGATGTTTGGTCCAAAGCAACTATTGGTAGTAAGCAATCATGCATGCCCGGAACGGGAATCACGAACCTAGATCTGATACTTTCCCAGATGAGCAGAATGAGAAATCAAATTTCCATTGGTAGAATTCAACCACCAATAGGTGCCGAGCCAAGTGACAGATGGCTCAAGCGCCTACAGCCTGACATACCAGATCCTGACATCCCTGGTTCCAGGAGGCCAAACGTTGGAGGCAGCCCTCCACTCAGGCAAAGAAATCGTTCGTTTGACATGGCACTTCCTTGCAACAGGACTGACACTGGAACAACTGACTGTGTTATGGAGGACCAGAGCTTGGATAAAGTGGAAAAAACGCAAGAAAAGCAAGAAAGTACCCCAATTCCAGCGAAGAGCGTGAATAGCTGGATAGGAAGATGGTGCCAGGGAGGCACTCCTGTTTTCCATGAAGGCCCAGGCCAGGGAAGGCAAGCAACAAAGCCTGGCCGGCCATCTGAAGAACTCGAAGGTCGGTTCCCAAGCATTGCAGCGATGGCGATGATGGGGCGAgcgatgaacaagcttcggcCGTGCGAGCATCAGAAGATGGGGCCACTTGTGGTGTGGAAGACAGATTGA
- the LOC100193856 gene encoding uncharacterized protein LOC100193856, with the protein MAGRSLAEPSLRSATDDDVSAVPSTTTSAARGVSAQDEGPASGVLVECRICQEDGDEACMEAPCSCKGSLKYAHRRCIQRWCDEKGDTVCEICLQQFVPNYTASSKLFQRGRNTFFFSAPGYIQARPMQNADHSATSTGYGHDQTPDPTGVLCCRIIAIALMVLLVFRDAVSVFLGDQDAYTVAVVTLLMLRTAAIVIPVYIILVAVTELLHRRRHRQVVHGQASDHAAEERTQPQQHVISIQ; encoded by the exons ATGGCGGGCCGGTCGCTCGCGGAGCCCAGTCTTCGGTCCGCCACTGACGACGACGTCTCTGCCGTGCCCTCTACCACCACGTCGGCTGCGCGCGGTGTGTCTGCCCAAGACGAGGGGCCGGCGAGCGGTGTGCTGGTAGAGTGCAGGATCTGTCAGGAGGACGGCGACGAGGCCTGCATGGAGGCTCCTTGCTCCTGCAAGGGAAGCTTGAAG TACGCCCATCGCAGATGCATTCAGCGGTGGTGTGACGAGAAGGGAGACACCGTGTGTGAGATATGCTTGCAG CAATTTGTGCCAAACTACACTGCCTCTTCAAAGCTGTTTCAGCGCGGAAGAAACACGTTTTTCTTCAG TGCTCCTGGCTACATCCAAGCACGGCCGATGCAGAACGCGGATCACTCCGCTACGTCGACAGGCTACGGACACGACCAAACGCCGGATCCTACCGGCGTACTATGCTGTCGCATAATCGCCATCGCT CTGATGGTCCTCCTCGTCTTCCGCGACGCCGTCTCCGTCTTCCTGGGTGACCAAGACGCCTACACCGTTGCAGTGGTCACG CTGCTGATGCTTAGAACCGCGGCCATCGTCATTCCGGTCTACATCATACTGGTGGCGGTTACCGAGCTGCTGCACCGACGCCGGCATCGGCAG GTTGTGCACGGCCAGGCTTCAGATCATGCGGCAGAGGAGCGGACGCAGCCGCAGCAGCATGTCATCAGCATTCAGTAG
- the LOC606424 gene encoding thiol oxidoreductase 1 precursor codes for MAASTAAARRLLLALAVLAACLGSAPHGAVALRSLGVGGAKAADGDAAVDLDASNFTAFLQTSPESFAVVEFFAHWCPACRNYKPHYERVAKLFNGPDAAHPGTVVMARVDCASKVNVDLCNKFSVDHYPYLVWGPPTKFNLAQWKPKQENSELELIDDGRTADRLLKWINKKMGSSFNLDDKKYENESMHPKNTSDPEQIVRAIYDVEEATSHALQIILEHKMIKPDTRDSLISFLQILVAHHPSKRCRRGSAELLIDFDDHWHTNLSLSLEDSTTLLKGAGEKVCGNGVPRGYWIFCRGSKKETRGFSCGLWVLLHSLTVRIGDGESQTTFTSICDFIHNFFICEECRTHFYEMCSSVSVPFKSARDLALWLWTAHNKVNERLMKEEKELDNADPSFPKIIWPPKQLCPLCYRSSSRTADGAMQVEWNEDEVFNFLVNYYGKMLVSSYRETSMQSFQVASISDDSSASSAATVPIGAALGIALASCTFGALACFWRTQQKNRKQRKNWN; via the exons ATGGCCGcctcgacggcggcggcgcggcgtctCCTCCTCGCCCTCGCCGTCCTCGCCGCCTGCCTCGGCTCGGCGCCGCACGGGGCCGTCGCGCTCCGCTCGCTCGGCGTCGGGGGCGCCAAGGCGGCCGACGGGGACGCGGCCGTGGACCTCGACGCGTCCAACTTCACCGCCTTCCTCCAGACTTCGCCGGAGTCGTTCGCGGTCGTCGAGTTCTTCGCCCACTG GTGTCCTGCCTGCAGAAACTACAAG CCTCACTATGAGAGGGTTGCAAAACTTTTCAATGGCCCAGATGCTGCACATCCAGGGACTGTTGTGATGGCACGAGTTGATTGTGCATCAAAG GTGAACGTGGATCTTTGCAACAAATTCTCTGTTGACCATTATCCTTACCTGGTGTGGGGTCCGCCAACAAAATTCAATTTGGCTCAGTGGAAACCAAAGCAAGAGAATAGTGAATTGGAACTAATTGATGATGGAAGAACAGCAGATCGGTTACTGAAATGGATAAATAAGAAGATGGGAAG CTCATTCAATTTAGACGACAAAAAGTATGAGAATGAAAGTATGCACCCAAAAAATACTTCAGATCCTGAACAG ATTGTTCGAGCAATTTATGACGTTGAGGAAGCTACATCTCATGCATTGCAGATAATTTTGGAGCACAAG ATGATCAAACCAGACACTCGTGACTCGCTTATTAGCTTTTTACAAATTTTGGTGGCTCATCATCCATCAAAGAG GTGTCGAAGAGGATCTGCTGAGCTACTTATTGACTTTGATGATCACTGGCATACAAACCTCTCATTAAGTTTGGAAGACAGTACTACACTGTTGAAAGGTGCAGGAGAGAAAGTATGTGGAAATGGAGTGCCACGTGGATACTGG ATTTTCTGCCGAGGAAGTAAAaaggaaacaagaggatttag CTGTGGCCTATGGGTTTTGCTGCATTCACTAACTGTCCGAATCGGAGATGGAGAGAGCCAAACAACATTTACATCAATTTGTGATTTCATCCACAATTTCTTCATATGTGAGGAATGCCGCACACACTTCTATGAAATGTGTTCAAG TGTATCAGTCCCCTTCAAATCTGCCCGTGACCTTGCCCTCTGGCTATGGACCGCGCATAACAAAGTTAACGAGAGGTTGATGAAAGAAGAAAAGGAGTTAGACAATGCTGATCCTTCATTTCCTAAGATCATATGGCCTCCAAAGCAACTCTGTCCATTGTGCTACCGTTCTTCTAGTAGGACGGCTGATGGAGCCATGCAGGTTGAGTGGAATGAAGATGAAGTATTCAATTTCTTGGTTAACTACTACGGGAAGATGCTTGTATCATCCTACAGGGAGACCTCCATGCAGTCCTTTCAAGTAGCCTCAATTTCTGACGATTCTTCCGCATCCAGTGCCGCAACAGTACCTATTGGAGCTGCCCTGGGTATCGCCCTTGCTAGCTGTACATTTGGGGCGCTAGCATGCTTCTGGAGGACCCAACAGAAGAACAGAAA GCAAAGAAAGAACTGGAACTGA
- the LOC606424 gene encoding thiol oxidoreductase 1 isoform X1 has translation MAASTAAARRLLLALAVLAACLGSAPHGAVALRSLGVGGAKAADGDAAVDLDASNFTAFLQTSPESFAVVEFFAHWCPACRNYKPHYERVAKLFNGPDAAHPGTVVMARVDCASKVNVDLCNKFSVDHYPYLVWGPPTKFNLAQWKPKQENSELELIDDGRTADRLLKWINKKMGSSFNLDDKKYENESMHPKNTSDPEQIVRAIYDVEEATSHALQIILEHKMIKPDTRDSLISFLQILVAHHPSKRCRRGSAELLIDFDDHWHTNLSLSLEDSTTLLKGAGEKVCGNGVPRGYWIFCRGSKKETRGFSCGLWVLLHSLTVRIGDGESQTTFTSICDFIHNFFICEECRTHFYEMCSSVSVPFKSARDLALWLWTAHNKVNERLMKEEKELDNADPSFPKIIWPPKQLCPLCYRSSSRTADGAMQVEWNEDEVFNFLVNYYGKMLVSSYRETSMQSFQVASISDDSSASSAATVPIGAALGIALASCTFGALACFWRTQQKNRKYYHLRSLKKI, from the exons ATGGCCGcctcgacggcggcggcgcggcgtctCCTCCTCGCCCTCGCCGTCCTCGCCGCCTGCCTCGGCTCGGCGCCGCACGGGGCCGTCGCGCTCCGCTCGCTCGGCGTCGGGGGCGCCAAGGCGGCCGACGGGGACGCGGCCGTGGACCTCGACGCGTCCAACTTCACCGCCTTCCTCCAGACTTCGCCGGAGTCGTTCGCGGTCGTCGAGTTCTTCGCCCACTG GTGTCCTGCCTGCAGAAACTACAAG CCTCACTATGAGAGGGTTGCAAAACTTTTCAATGGCCCAGATGCTGCACATCCAGGGACTGTTGTGATGGCACGAGTTGATTGTGCATCAAAG GTGAACGTGGATCTTTGCAACAAATTCTCTGTTGACCATTATCCTTACCTGGTGTGGGGTCCGCCAACAAAATTCAATTTGGCTCAGTGGAAACCAAAGCAAGAGAATAGTGAATTGGAACTAATTGATGATGGAAGAACAGCAGATCGGTTACTGAAATGGATAAATAAGAAGATGGGAAG CTCATTCAATTTAGACGACAAAAAGTATGAGAATGAAAGTATGCACCCAAAAAATACTTCAGATCCTGAACAG ATTGTTCGAGCAATTTATGACGTTGAGGAAGCTACATCTCATGCATTGCAGATAATTTTGGAGCACAAG ATGATCAAACCAGACACTCGTGACTCGCTTATTAGCTTTTTACAAATTTTGGTGGCTCATCATCCATCAAAGAG GTGTCGAAGAGGATCTGCTGAGCTACTTATTGACTTTGATGATCACTGGCATACAAACCTCTCATTAAGTTTGGAAGACAGTACTACACTGTTGAAAGGTGCAGGAGAGAAAGTATGTGGAAATGGAGTGCCACGTGGATACTGG ATTTTCTGCCGAGGAAGTAAAaaggaaacaagaggatttag CTGTGGCCTATGGGTTTTGCTGCATTCACTAACTGTCCGAATCGGAGATGGAGAGAGCCAAACAACATTTACATCAATTTGTGATTTCATCCACAATTTCTTCATATGTGAGGAATGCCGCACACACTTCTATGAAATGTGTTCAAG TGTATCAGTCCCCTTCAAATCTGCCCGTGACCTTGCCCTCTGGCTATGGACCGCGCATAACAAAGTTAACGAGAGGTTGATGAAAGAAGAAAAGGAGTTAGACAATGCTGATCCTTCATTTCCTAAGATCATATGGCCTCCAAAGCAACTCTGTCCATTGTGCTACCGTTCTTCTAGTAGGACGGCTGATGGAGCCATGCAGGTTGAGTGGAATGAAGATGAAGTATTCAATTTCTTGGTTAACTACTACGGGAAGATGCTTGTATCATCCTACAGGGAGACCTCCATGCAGTCCTTTCAAGTAGCCTCAATTTCTGACGATTCTTCCGCATCCAGTGCCGCAACAGTACCTATTGGAGCTGCCCTGGGTATCGCCCTTGCTAGCTGTACATTTGGGGCGCTAGCATGCTTCTGGAGGACCCAACAGAAGAACAGAAAGTACTACCATTTACGTTCTTTAAAGAAAATTTGA